Proteins encoded in a region of the Mucilaginibacter sabulilitoris genome:
- a CDS encoding ribosomal maturation YjgA family protein: MMPKSRATYLILIIITIITGLLSRHFTFIPLFIGDILWALMVYFIMRFLFITRPVKFIVIVSLLFCYAIEFSQLYQAPWINDLRHTLFGHLVLGEGFLWNDLLCYTIGVGIGIWVNTRLRR; this comes from the coding sequence ATGATGCCAAAATCAAGGGCGACTTATTTAATACTCATTATTATAACCATTATCACGGGTTTGCTTTCCCGGCATTTCACCTTTATCCCGTTATTTATAGGCGATATTCTTTGGGCGCTGATGGTTTACTTCATTATGCGTTTCTTGTTTATAACACGCCCTGTTAAGTTTATTGTGATAGTAAGTCTGCTGTTTTGTTATGCCATTGAGTTTAGCCAGTTGTATCAGGCGCCATGGATAAATGATCTGCGGCATACGCTATTTGGTCACCTGGTTTTAGGCGAAGGGTTTTTATGGAACGATCTGCTGTGTTATACAATAGGCGTGGGAATAGGGATTTGGGTTAATACCAGGCTTCGCAGGTAA
- a CDS encoding DinB family protein, translating to MMVEILKKMFLRDLGKLKTEIELYKDEQKIWYIEKQITNTAGNLCLHLLGSLNNFIGAELAGTGYIRNRDLEFSSDSVPREQLLKSIDDTMLMIASAFDNITDAQLEENFPKPVFNETVTNAFLVTHMIVHLNYHLGQINYHRRLLDN from the coding sequence ATGATGGTAGAGATATTAAAAAAAATGTTTTTGAGAGATCTGGGTAAACTTAAAACCGAGATTGAGCTATACAAAGATGAGCAGAAGATATGGTATATTGAAAAGCAGATCACCAATACGGCGGGTAACCTTTGCCTGCACCTGCTTGGGAGCCTGAACAATTTTATCGGCGCCGAGCTGGCCGGAACAGGGTATATAAGAAACCGCGACCTTGAATTTTCATCGGACTCGGTGCCAAGAGAACAATTGCTGAAAAGTATTGATGATACTATGCTCATGATCGCCTCGGCCTTTGATAATATCACCGATGCGCAGCTGGAAGAGAATTTTCCGAAACCCGTATTTAATGAAACGGTAACTAACGCGTTTTTGGTGACGCACATGATCGTCCACCTTAACTACCACCTGGGGCAAATCAACTATCACCGGCGTTTACTGGATAATTAA